One stretch of Cohnella algarum DNA includes these proteins:
- a CDS encoding VOC family protein has translation MPQGLLGTKTITQIGILVNDIEKVIEAYADFFGVEKPKVIVTDIADIAQTEYKGRRSEARAKLAFFDMGSVQLELIEPDREPSTWREYLDEHGEGPHHIAFVIEGMKEKITLLEGKQMALLQKGEYTGGRYAYMDTMKELKVIVELLENDG, from the coding sequence ATGCCGCAAGGACTGTTGGGAACGAAAACGATCACGCAAATCGGCATCCTGGTCAACGACATCGAGAAGGTAATCGAGGCGTACGCCGATTTTTTCGGCGTGGAGAAACCGAAGGTCATCGTGACGGACATCGCCGACATCGCGCAAACCGAATACAAGGGCCGGCGTTCCGAGGCCCGGGCGAAGCTTGCTTTTTTCGACATGGGGTCGGTGCAGCTCGAGCTCATCGAACCCGACCGGGAGCCGAGCACGTGGCGCGAATATTTGGATGAGCATGGAGAAGGCCCTCATCACATCGCTTTTGTCATCGAGGGCATGAAGGAGAAAATCACCCTTTTGGAAGGCAAACAGATGGCCCTGCTGCAAAAAGGCGAATATACCGGCGGACGGTACGCCTATATGGATACGATGAAAGAGCTGAAAGTGATCGTCGAGCTGCTGGAGAACGACGGATGA
- a CDS encoding CD3324 family protein: MLYKNGKDVLPPSLLEELQKYVNGELIYIPKPQERRARWGEVSGTRQMLAERNREIRRLHEDGWSVEALEGKYHLSGESIRKILVKTR; encoded by the coding sequence TTGCTATACAAAAACGGGAAGGATGTGCTTCCCCCTAGCTTGCTGGAAGAACTCCAAAAGTATGTGAACGGCGAATTGATTTATATACCGAAACCGCAGGAGCGGCGCGCCCGCTGGGGAGAAGTGAGCGGCACGAGACAAATGCTGGCGGAACGGAACCGGGAAATCCGCCGGCTTCATGAGGACGGATGGTCCGTCGAAGCCCTGGAGGGGAAATACCACCTGTCGGGCGAAAGCATCCGCAAAATCTTGGTGAAAACCCGCTAA
- a CDS encoding TetR/AcrR family transcriptional regulator — MPKIVNHDTQRRIVAEAALRVIRQSGLEQATVRKIAEEAGLSVGSMRHYFSTQVELFAFCMGLFVERVEKRLEAFEPQGPLLADLKRILLQFLPVDDERTLEMEVWFAFHSKALVYPELRRLSSNIQDGLYKVSRFALEELVQNKLARPGIDVEMETEKLYALIDGLAIHRLMQPERLPNERLEGIVEAYLQALCAAPGAADGND, encoded by the coding sequence ATGCCGAAAATCGTCAATCATGATACGCAAAGACGCATCGTCGCCGAAGCCGCTTTAAGGGTGATCCGGCAATCGGGCCTGGAACAGGCCACCGTGCGCAAAATCGCGGAAGAGGCTGGATTGTCCGTCGGTTCCATGCGCCACTATTTCTCCACGCAGGTGGAGCTGTTTGCTTTCTGCATGGGTTTGTTCGTCGAACGAGTGGAAAAAAGACTGGAAGCTTTCGAGCCTCAAGGGCCGCTGCTGGCGGATTTGAAGCGGATACTGCTGCAGTTTTTGCCCGTCGACGACGAGCGGACGCTGGAAATGGAGGTCTGGTTCGCTTTTCATTCGAAGGCGCTGGTTTATCCGGAATTAAGGAGGTTAAGCTCGAATATTCAGGACGGGTTGTACAAGGTTTCGCGGTTTGCGCTGGAGGAGCTTGTCCAAAATAAGCTGGCGCGGCCCGGCATCGACGTCGAGATGGAAACGGAAAAATTGTACGCGCTCATCGACGGATTGGCCATTCATCGGCTGATGCAGCCCGAACGGCTGCCGAACGAAAGGCTTGAAGGCATCGTCGAAGCCTATCTGCAGGCGTTATGCGCCGCTCCCGGAGCGGCGGACGGAAACGATTGA
- a CDS encoding ABC transporter substrate-binding protein, whose product MKKSLLAMLLVALAVFAAACGNSGNSGNAGSSTAPGASGTQQGGSAGGEPVELKFMTWGNQQHLDMYETLLAKFKETHPNITVTLESVPFADYQQKVSVLAAGRELPDLAWISERMVPQFMANDILADISDIKDDAEFALNDFIPSTLELFSSEGGLYGLPFSTPPSVIFYNADLFEQAGLPTPNELAASGEWTWEKFTETAKALTSGTGADKTYGATFFRDWKTWIMLPSYSWSNGSDIFNDDMTSFTWNDQYGVETFEMLNRMMFVDGSHPKAGEQISFETGKLGMYFDGYSYMSKAREIKDFKWSIAPFPSGSMGSAPMMGQAGYVVFEQTKHPEEAKELLKFLASQEGVQATSTYFVPPRQSVLNSDAFLNQPNNPPAEHIKQALIDEMPKAVVQPGHVQWTKIDNEILLGFDRLFGQSAAPADIVNQMKQAIDPLLTK is encoded by the coding sequence ATGAAAAAATCGTTATTGGCCATGCTGCTCGTCGCGCTTGCCGTGTTTGCGGCGGCGTGCGGCAATTCCGGCAATTCCGGAAATGCCGGGAGTTCCACGGCGCCGGGAGCGTCGGGCACGCAGCAAGGCGGATCGGCCGGCGGCGAGCCCGTCGAGCTGAAGTTTATGACCTGGGGCAATCAGCAGCACCTGGACATGTATGAAACGCTGCTGGCCAAATTCAAGGAAACGCATCCGAACATTACGGTGACGCTCGAATCGGTGCCGTTCGCCGACTATCAGCAAAAGGTGTCCGTTCTTGCCGCCGGCCGCGAGCTGCCGGATCTGGCGTGGATTTCCGAACGGATGGTGCCGCAATTTATGGCGAACGACATCCTCGCGGACATCTCCGACATCAAGGATGACGCCGAGTTCGCCCTGAACGACTTCATTCCGTCCACGTTGGAGCTGTTTTCGAGCGAAGGCGGCTTGTACGGCCTGCCGTTCTCGACGCCGCCGAGCGTTATTTTCTACAACGCGGATCTGTTCGAGCAGGCCGGTCTTCCGACGCCGAACGAGCTGGCGGCAAGCGGCGAATGGACTTGGGAAAAATTCACAGAAACGGCTAAAGCGCTTACGTCCGGCACCGGCGCGGACAAAACGTACGGCGCGACGTTTTTCCGGGATTGGAAAACGTGGATCATGCTTCCGTCCTATTCCTGGTCCAACGGCAGCGACATTTTCAACGACGACATGACATCCTTCACTTGGAACGACCAGTACGGCGTCGAAACGTTCGAGATGCTGAACCGAATGATGTTCGTCGACGGCTCCCACCCGAAAGCGGGCGAGCAGATCAGCTTCGAAACCGGAAAGCTGGGCATGTACTTCGACGGTTACAGCTACATGTCCAAAGCGCGGGAAATCAAGGATTTCAAATGGAGCATCGCGCCGTTCCCGTCGGGTTCGATGGGTTCCGCTCCGATGATGGGGCAAGCCGGCTACGTCGTCTTCGAACAGACGAAGCATCCGGAGGAAGCGAAAGAGCTGCTGAAATTCCTGGCCAGCCAGGAAGGCGTGCAGGCAACGTCGACCTACTTCGTGCCGCCGCGCCAATCGGTGCTGAATTCGGACGCGTTCCTGAATCAGCCGAACAATCCTCCGGCGGAGCACATCAAGCAGGCGCTGATCGACGAAATGCCGAAAGCCGTCGTGCAGCCGGGCCATGTGCAATGGACCAAAATCGACAACGAAATTTTGCTCGGCTTCGACCGGCTCTTCGGACAGTCCGCCGCTCCGGCCGACATCGTGAACCAAATGAAGCAAGCGATCGATCCGCTGTTAACCAAATAA
- a CDS encoding MFS transporter yields the protein MNRKFINSPAAYALGMFAMMIPSQAFSSFYSYYYVEKLGLGVGLATIARTIYLVWDAVNNPMAGYLSDRTNTRHGRRRPWIFASIPLFMLTFIMVFSVPGELSESGLFVWFLTALVLFESVSTLLWVNYGALFPELFRGERLRAKASAVQQGFQIAAILIGTALTPIVYAAIGFGPMSVAYSLAFAAFMLWFAFSVREDENARKAPPLPLKEAFRETLKNKPFWTFYIANSFAQTVNGLLASMIPFYAKYALKIPESQVAFVLASVFVSIIPLVAVWYFIVRKLGGLKSWRLALAVYGLSVIPLWFAGGLWGGIAAGIAAGFGMAGFLVAPALLASRIVDLDAEKTGRRREGVYTAVAGFVTRSSGLISAVAFWLVGLAFGYVSGDEPGPHPETTFRVLISIVPLCLLAVSFAVSMFMKDPGAPAAPAGFDRRRRKEEEHGQTIDSELR from the coding sequence ATGAACAGGAAGTTTATCAATTCCCCGGCGGCCTATGCGCTGGGCATGTTCGCCATGATGATTCCCAGTCAGGCTTTCAGCTCGTTTTACAGCTATTACTACGTGGAGAAGCTCGGCCTCGGGGTCGGGCTGGCCACGATCGCCCGGACGATTTACCTCGTCTGGGACGCCGTCAACAACCCGATGGCCGGCTATCTGTCCGACCGGACGAACACCCGGCACGGAAGGCGCAGGCCGTGGATTTTCGCTTCCATCCCCCTCTTTATGCTGACGTTCATCATGGTGTTTTCCGTTCCCGGCGAACTTTCGGAGAGCGGGCTGTTCGTTTGGTTTCTGACGGCTCTTGTCCTGTTCGAAAGCGTTTCTACCTTGCTGTGGGTCAATTACGGCGCGCTGTTCCCCGAGCTGTTCCGGGGCGAGCGGCTGCGCGCAAAGGCGTCCGCCGTGCAGCAGGGCTTTCAGATCGCGGCGATTTTGATCGGCACCGCGCTAACGCCGATCGTCTATGCCGCCATCGGCTTCGGCCCGATGTCGGTCGCGTATTCGCTGGCGTTCGCGGCTTTCATGCTGTGGTTCGCGTTCTCGGTCCGCGAGGACGAAAACGCGCGCAAGGCGCCCCCTCTCCCGCTGAAGGAAGCGTTCCGCGAAACGCTGAAAAACAAGCCCTTTTGGACGTTTTACATCGCCAATTCGTTCGCCCAGACCGTCAACGGACTCCTCGCTTCGATGATTCCCTTTTATGCCAAATACGCGCTGAAAATTCCGGAATCCCAAGTTGCGTTCGTGCTGGCCTCCGTGTTCGTGTCGATCATTCCGCTCGTGGCGGTCTGGTACTTCATCGTCCGCAAGCTGGGCGGGCTCAAGAGCTGGCGCCTCGCGCTGGCCGTCTACGGACTGTCCGTCATCCCGCTCTGGTTCGCCGGCGGCCTTTGGGGCGGCATCGCGGCGGGCATTGCCGCGGGCTTCGGCATGGCCGGGTTTCTCGTCGCCCCGGCGCTGCTCGCGAGCCGTATCGTCGACCTCGACGCCGAGAAAACCGGCCGAAGGAGAGAGGGCGTCTACACGGCCGTTGCCGGATTCGTGACCCGCTCGAGCGGCCTCATTTCGGCGGTCGCCTTTTGGCTCGTCGGGCTGGCGTTCGGTTACGTCAGCGGAGACGAACCGGGCCCGCATCCGGAGACGACGTTTCGGGTGCTGATCAGCATCGTGCCGCTCTGCCTGCTCGCCGTTTCGTTCGCCGTTTCGATGTTCATGAAGGATCCGGGCGCGCCGGCGGCGCCGGCGGGCTTTGACCGGCGCAGGAGAAAGGAGGAGGAGCATGGCCAAACGATTGATTCTGAACTGCGATGA
- a CDS encoding cache domain-containing sensor histidine kinase — MFAKMSLRWKLLLLSILMITVPLSLQGIVTYREFSSSTERRATENTVQITEQINRNLDRTLAEMQRLSLTPLYDPNVVAILNKYGGASSAGIRPTIEEREKMFLYISGAAYGLQEVKGIQIIAGNGFIFTNVDSTLMKFADIGALPWSEKVREADGAWALIPPHSLGHYIPGDPDEYFSVARMLREPGSNRQLGMIVIDLKLDVFRTILANYRFEENGNLFVMNGSNDLFFEKTSGETDPSLARDLRAVSATYGSGVYERAPGGQRFITVVDNSSYSGLKVIAYIPESVLLQETKQLQKFTIFIAVLFVAAACLIAIFFAYRISQPLVKLKQKMLLVETGNFKQSVPVETQDEIGQLGRGFNRMAEEINRLVNEVYAVEIREKEAELASLQSQINPHFIYNTLESINMMALKRNNYEVSDMVTALGGMLRYTVTQSGRTVALEEELASVGAYLKIQQLRYGERLRVRFDVEPGTERLQVPKLLLQPIVENAIFHGIGDREEGGEIWISTAAFEDELLIIVRDDGIGMDDGQIERLRQSLLVPDPPGARKRGLALRNIAQRIRLMFGPEADLHIDGSPGMGMAFTITIPAVERSRGDDQTIAG, encoded by the coding sequence ATGTTCGCCAAAATGAGCTTGCGTTGGAAGCTGCTGCTGCTGAGCATCTTGATGATAACGGTTCCGCTGAGCCTGCAGGGCATCGTGACGTACCGGGAGTTTTCGTCGTCCACCGAGCGTAGGGCGACCGAGAACACCGTGCAAATTACCGAGCAAATCAACCGCAACCTGGACCGGACGCTGGCGGAGATGCAGCGGTTGTCGCTTACGCCGCTGTACGATCCGAACGTGGTGGCGATATTGAACAAATACGGCGGCGCCTCCTCCGCCGGGATCCGTCCGACCATCGAGGAACGGGAGAAAATGTTCCTCTACATTTCGGGCGCGGCCTACGGCCTTCAGGAAGTGAAAGGCATCCAGATTATCGCCGGCAACGGCTTTATTTTTACGAACGTCGATTCCACCCTGATGAAATTCGCGGATATCGGGGCGCTGCCCTGGAGCGAAAAGGTGCGCGAAGCCGACGGCGCCTGGGCGCTCATTCCCCCTCATTCGCTCGGCCACTACATTCCCGGCGACCCGGACGAGTATTTTTCGGTTGCCCGCATGCTTCGCGAGCCCGGCAGCAACCGTCAGCTCGGGATGATCGTCATCGACCTGAAGCTGGACGTGTTTCGCACGATTTTGGCGAATTACCGGTTCGAGGAGAACGGCAATTTGTTCGTCATGAACGGGAGCAACGACCTGTTTTTCGAAAAAACGAGCGGCGAGACCGATCCGTCTCTAGCCCGCGATTTGCGGGCGGTCAGCGCGACGTACGGCAGCGGCGTGTACGAGCGGGCGCCGGGCGGGCAGCGTTTCATTACCGTCGTCGATAATTCTTCCTATTCGGGGCTGAAGGTGATCGCTTACATTCCCGAGAGCGTGCTGCTCCAGGAAACGAAGCAGTTGCAGAAGTTCACGATTTTCATCGCCGTCCTGTTCGTCGCCGCGGCCTGCCTGATCGCGATTTTTTTCGCGTACCGGATCAGCCAGCCGCTCGTCAAGCTGAAGCAGAAAATGCTGCTGGTCGAAACGGGCAACTTCAAGCAGAGCGTTCCCGTGGAAACGCAGGACGAAATCGGGCAGCTCGGAAGAGGCTTCAACCGGATGGCCGAGGAAATCAACCGGCTCGTCAACGAGGTGTACGCGGTCGAAATCCGGGAGAAGGAGGCCGAGCTTGCCAGCCTGCAAAGCCAGATCAATCCGCATTTTATTTACAACACGCTCGAGTCGATCAACATGATGGCCCTCAAGAGAAACAATTACGAGGTGTCCGACATGGTCACGGCGCTCGGCGGCATGCTCCGGTACACCGTGACGCAGAGCGGGCGAACGGTGGCGCTGGAGGAGGAGCTGGCATCGGTCGGCGCTTATTTGAAAATCCAGCAGCTCCGCTACGGCGAGCGGCTGCGCGTCCGGTTCGACGTCGAGCCGGGGACGGAGCGGCTGCAGGTGCCGAAGCTGCTGCTCCAGCCGATCGTGGAAAACGCGATTTTCCACGGCATCGGCGACCGGGAGGAAGGCGGCGAGATATGGATCAGCACGGCCGCGTTCGAGGACGAGCTGCTCATCATCGTGCGCGACGACGGCATCGGGATGGACGACGGGCAAATCGAGCGGCTGCGCCAGTCGCTGCTCGTCCCCGATCCGCCCGGCGCGCGGAAGCGCGGGCTGGCGCTGCGCAACATCGCGCAGCGGATTCGCCTCATGTTCGGTCCGGAGGCCGATCTTCATATCGACGGAAGCCCCGGCATGGGCATGGCGTTCACCATTACGATTCCGGCCGTAGAAAGGAGCCGCGGCGATGATCAAACTATTGCTGGTTGA
- a CDS encoding alpha/beta fold hydrolase, whose translation MDTGGKRKKKSKWKKLKYGLLIAAAVAVLAIGPGFAYEAVASRQAANNYPPPGTLVDVGGYKLHLVKAGSGSPTIVLEAGSGETSLSWRDIPEELARHATVVSYDRAGYAWSEEASRERTGENIVGELYTALKQEGIEGPYLMVGHSLGGMYARLFAETYRDEVMGLVLVDARPENDDRDTREILKEENFAGNPPASILKLLKQSGLLRLFQDFLLEGLVAKEDRGQFLNVIATPEYFEAKEKEAELAYSTEDAIRGQRLGSLPVRIIARGLPQDYAQAGISEAGGRKLEEIWQSGQRQMLEISTDSELIVAEQSGHMVIHDQPELVVETILDVLRKN comes from the coding sequence ATGGACACAGGCGGCAAGCGGAAGAAGAAATCGAAATGGAAAAAGCTGAAATACGGACTTTTGATCGCGGCGGCGGTCGCGGTTCTCGCGATCGGCCCCGGCTTCGCGTATGAAGCCGTCGCTTCGAGGCAAGCCGCGAACAATTATCCTCCGCCCGGCACCCTGGTGGACGTTGGCGGCTACAAGCTTCATCTCGTCAAAGCCGGCAGCGGCTCCCCGACGATCGTTCTCGAAGCGGGAAGCGGCGAAACGAGCTTGTCCTGGCGCGATATCCCGGAGGAACTGGCCCGCCACGCCACGGTCGTCTCCTACGATCGGGCCGGATATGCCTGGAGCGAGGAGGCGAGCCGGGAACGCACCGGGGAAAATATCGTCGGCGAGCTGTACACGGCGCTGAAACAGGAAGGGATCGAGGGACCGTACCTGATGGTTGGCCACTCGTTGGGCGGAATGTATGCCCGGCTGTTCGCCGAAACGTACCGGGACGAGGTCATGGGACTGGTTCTGGTAGACGCGAGGCCGGAGAACGACGATCGGGACACCCGGGAAATTTTGAAGGAGGAGAACTTCGCGGGGAATCCGCCGGCTTCTATCCTCAAACTGCTCAAGCAGTCGGGACTGTTGCGTTTGTTCCAGGACTTTTTGCTGGAGGGCCTGGTGGCGAAGGAAGACCGGGGGCAATTTCTCAACGTCATCGCAACCCCCGAATACTTCGAGGCGAAGGAGAAGGAAGCCGAATTGGCTTATTCGACCGAAGACGCCATTCGCGGACAACGGTTGGGCTCGCTGCCGGTGCGGATCATCGCCCGGGGGCTGCCGCAGGACTACGCCCAAGCGGGCATTTCGGAAGCCGGCGGCCGAAAGCTAGAGGAGATTTGGCAGTCCGGCCAGCGGCAAATGCTCGAAATTTCGACCGACAGCGAGCTGATCGTCGCCGAACAAAGCGGCCATATGGTCATTCATGACCAGCCGGAGCTCGTGGTGGAGACGATTCTGGACGTACTCCGGAAAAATTGA
- a CDS encoding sporulation protein, which yields MSFFGRILASVGIGSAKVDTVLETSSYAPGDEVRGVVRIEGGAVEQRIDGIVLTVMSQYVREVNDSKLHQNAEIARIRVTEPFVLAPGSREEVPFSFYLPRNTPLSIGRTPVWIKTNADIQSAVDPTDEDRIHIMPSRDQKVVLDAIDMLGFRLKQTETVYAPRLGGSLPFVQEFEWIPGGGRYRGRLDELELMFLGSRGDGLTLLLQIDRKATSIFGLFAEAMDTDETFVRVELSGGDLGEGPRMLPACWPTLSIDTAEAGTRARGSPRSASSPVALESIRIPIKGARDRGALFSASGSLSYSPYERVLGKIRGEGERG from the coding sequence ATGTCGTTTTTCGGCCGGATTTTGGCAAGCGTCGGCATCGGTTCGGCAAAGGTGGACACGGTACTGGAAACATCCTCTTATGCTCCCGGAGACGAAGTCCGAGGCGTCGTGCGGATCGAGGGAGGGGCGGTCGAGCAGCGGATCGACGGAATCGTCCTCACCGTCATGTCCCAGTACGTTCGGGAAGTGAACGACAGCAAACTGCATCAGAACGCGGAAATCGCGCGCATTCGCGTGACGGAGCCGTTCGTTCTGGCGCCGGGCTCGCGCGAGGAAGTTCCGTTTTCCTTTTACCTGCCGCGCAATACGCCGCTGTCGATCGGACGTACGCCGGTCTGGATCAAAACGAACGCGGACATCCAATCCGCGGTCGATCCGACCGACGAGGACCGCATTCATATTATGCCTTCGCGCGATCAGAAAGTCGTGCTGGACGCGATCGACATGCTGGGATTCCGCCTGAAGCAGACGGAAACGGTGTACGCGCCCCGTCTCGGCGGCTCGCTGCCGTTCGTTCAGGAGTTCGAATGGATTCCCGGCGGCGGACGCTACCGCGGGCGGCTGGACGAACTGGAGCTCATGTTTCTGGGAAGCCGTGGCGACGGCTTAACGTTGCTCCTGCAGATCGACCGCAAAGCGACAAGCATTTTCGGCCTGTTCGCGGAAGCGATGGATACGGACGAGACGTTCGTCCGCGTCGAGCTGTCGGGCGGCGATTTGGGCGAAGGCCCTCGCATGTTGCCGGCGTGCTGGCCGACATTATCGATAGATACAGCTGAAGCCGGGACGCGCGCGAGAGGTTCGCCCCGGTCGGCGAGTTCTCCCGTCGCGCTGGAGTCTATCCGCATCCCGATAAAGGGCGCCCGCGATCGCGGCGCCCTTTTTTCGGCATCGGGAAGTTTAAGTTATTCGCCTTACGAAAGAGTTTTAGGGAAGATTAGGGGAGAAGGAGAGCGGGGCTGA
- a CDS encoding ChbG/HpnK family deacetylase, with protein sequence MAKRLILNCDDFGQSAAANRAIMHLLEEGKVSSATIMPPAPAFAEAAAWCRKRRIGSVGLHLTFTSEYDAIRWRSLTGHPSLHDEEGFMFHTVEEFERNAEPRAVRLEMKAQFEAARRAGIDIAHADNHMGSLYGLATGKSHLPQVLWLCSRRRLPFRLFRRFEPRDSFMASIASPETQRALDKVVALADTLGVGVPDYLISHPYHAEEGESYESFRAMMIARLYELPDGVTETYIHPAVEDEKLAKSIPSWKKRVWEYRLMLDADFEYAMKDANVMLTDYRHVQRHMRRPRLRAAGRLAKSLLT encoded by the coding sequence ATGGCCAAACGATTGATTCTGAACTGCGATGATTTCGGCCAGAGCGCCGCGGCCAATCGGGCGATTATGCATCTGCTGGAGGAAGGGAAGGTGTCTTCGGCGACGATCATGCCGCCGGCTCCGGCGTTCGCGGAAGCGGCGGCGTGGTGCCGAAAACGCCGAATCGGAAGCGTCGGCCTGCATTTGACGTTTACGAGCGAATACGACGCGATTCGCTGGCGCAGCCTCACCGGGCATCCTTCGCTGCACGACGAAGAGGGATTTATGTTTCACACGGTCGAGGAGTTCGAGCGCAACGCCGAACCGAGGGCGGTGAGGCTCGAGATGAAGGCGCAGTTCGAAGCGGCGAGGCGGGCGGGGATCGACATCGCGCACGCCGACAATCATATGGGCAGCCTGTACGGGTTGGCGACGGGCAAAAGCCATTTGCCCCAGGTACTGTGGTTATGCTCTCGCAGGAGGTTGCCGTTCCGGCTGTTTCGCCGCTTCGAGCCGAGGGACTCGTTCATGGCGTCCATCGCAAGCCCGGAAACGCAGCGCGCGCTGGATAAAGTCGTCGCGCTCGCCGATACGCTCGGCGTCGGCGTTCCAGACTATTTGATCAGCCATCCGTACCATGCCGAAGAAGGCGAAAGCTACGAATCGTTTCGCGCCATGATGATCGCCAGGCTTTACGAGCTGCCCGACGGGGTTACCGAGACGTACATTCATCCGGCGGTCGAGGACGAGAAGCTGGCGAAATCGATTCCGTCCTGGAAGAAGCGGGTTTGGGAATACCGGCTCATGCTCGACGCCGATTTCGAATACGCGATGAAGGATGCCAACGTCATGCTGACCGATTATCGTCACGTGCAGCGGCACATGAGAAGGCCCCGGCTCCGGGCCGCGGGCAGGCTGGCGAAATCCTTGCTGACCTGA
- a CDS encoding response regulator transcription factor, translated as MIKLLLVEDEETIRTGIRSVITGLADGFEIVKEAASGKEALSYLQTDVPDAIITDIRMREMDGLTLIAKVREWYADMPLVIISGYGDFEYAQQALRHGVADYLLKPIDRAAMLKALERIRGLIDKERGIALPAGPEEEQAIPPGDGRKLIRKLKAHIDGHPDGDLRLQTLAELVHLSPVYLSKLFKQETGENLSDYIMAARLARAKYLLAGTELKIYDVARLSGYQSPKHFMLVFKKATGVTPGVYREEHGG; from the coding sequence ATGATCAAACTATTGCTGGTTGAAGACGAGGAAACGATACGCACGGGCATCCGCAGCGTCATCACGGGACTTGCCGACGGTTTTGAAATCGTCAAGGAAGCGGCGAGCGGCAAGGAAGCGTTGAGTTATTTGCAAACGGACGTGCCCGACGCCATCATCACCGACATCCGGATGCGGGAGATGGACGGCCTGACGCTAATTGCCAAAGTGAGGGAATGGTACGCCGATATGCCGCTGGTCATCATCAGCGGCTACGGCGATTTCGAATACGCCCAGCAGGCGCTGCGCCACGGGGTGGCGGACTATCTGCTGAAGCCGATCGACCGGGCGGCGATGCTTAAGGCGCTGGAGCGCATCCGTGGACTTATCGATAAGGAAAGAGGCATCGCTCTACCTGCGGGACCGGAGGAGGAGCAGGCAATTCCCCCGGGCGACGGGCGGAAGCTGATCCGCAAGCTGAAAGCCCATATCGACGGCCATCCGGACGGGGATCTGCGATTGCAAACGCTGGCGGAGCTCGTCCATCTCAGCCCGGTTTACCTGAGCAAGCTGTTCAAGCAGGAAACCGGCGAAAACCTGTCCGATTACATTATGGCGGCGAGGCTTGCGCGCGCCAAATATTTGCTGGCCGGCACCGAGCTGAAAATTTACGACGTCGCGCGGCTGTCCGGCTACCAGAGCCCGAAGCATTTCATGCTCGTGTTCAAGAAAGCGACGGGCGTTACCCCGGGCGTTTACCGCGAGGAGCACGGGGGCTAA